In the genome of Myxocyprinus asiaticus isolate MX2 ecotype Aquarium Trade chromosome 45, UBuf_Myxa_2, whole genome shotgun sequence, the window ATCACTGTCACTTGGCTTGTATTTTGTTATACATTCAAAGATATTCATGCATTTTGTTATAtaatcaaatactgtatattcattcattttaaactgTGACTTAagattccaaatacttttttaggTCATACTTTTTTTATCTCTTTTGCATTTACTGAATAGTTTATTGacatctttacatttacattattttgctTACTATTGTGTATGTTACATAGTAGCATTTTCTGTATTGTTATTTATCAGGCAAGAAGACCTGGGAATCCGAAAATGGACATCAAAGTATGTATGAGCATTTTGGTCATTTGCACTATTTTTACTCATTGTATCTACAATTTCTCATTTCTATTTCCTTTGTTTAACAGCCCAAGTCAAAGATTTCTGCATCCCGAAAACTTTCTCTAAAGGTTGGATTTTACTCTTTAAGTTGTCTCCTACTCTGCCGTGAAGTCCTTATTAACATTCTTCACCCTTCTTCTATTAGATGATGCTTCTGAACAGAGCCATGGAGGATCTGGAGagggagaaagaggagagagatgaagagagaaaTCGCTACCTGCAAGACAAACTCCCTCCTCTGCAGATTTCTGGACTCTCTCTGGGCGAGTTACAGGTGACGTAGAATTCAATGtaaacatacactgatgagcaaaAACATTGACCACTCACAGgcgaagcgaataatgttgatcatgtcctaacaaggccacatgtcaaggtctgggtaaattagatggtaagcaaacaatcagttctcatagtcaacatgttgaatgcaggagaaatgggcaggagtaaagacctgagtgactttgacaaggaccaaattgttatggccagacgactgggtcagggcatctctgaaatggcaaggcttgtggggtgctcccggtcatcagtggtgagtacctaactACAGTGGTCcgaagagggacaaaccacaatccAGTGagagggtgttgggcgcccaaggctcatcgatgtgcgagggcaacgaaggctatcccatctgttctgaaccgacagaaggtctacaaTGGcataagtcacagaaaattttaaatatggttacaggaggaatgtgtcacaacacacagtgcatcgcaccctactGCGTTTGGGGCTGCATGGACGGTCAGAGTGCCAataatgacccctgtccaccatcgaaaatgcctacaatgggcacgcgagcattggaactggaccttggagcagtggaagaagtttgcctggtccgatgagtcccgttttcttttacatcacatggacggtggtgtacgtgtgcaccatttatcttgggaagtgatggcaccaggatgcactgtgggaagacgacaagccagtggaaggagtgtgatgctctgggcaatgttttaccggggccattcatgtggacctcaatttgacacgtgccacctaacTAAACATCGTTGGagcccaggtacaccccttcatggcaatggtattccctcaTGGCAGTggactctttcagcaggataatgcaccctgccacactgaacacattgttcgggaatggtttgagaaacatgatgaagagatcgaggtgttgccctggcctccaaattccccagatctcaatccgattgagcatctgtgggatgtgctgggccaacaagtctgatccatggcggctccacctcacaacttacaggacttgaaggatctgctgctaatgtcttggtgccagataccacaggacaccttcagtggtcttgtgaagtccatgcctcggcgggtcggtgctgttttggcggcacgcagaggaccaacagcatattaggctggtggtcaaattgttttggctcatcagtgtatttaaTAATGTTGGAGCTGTGGCCTAGCAGTTATCACACACAGAGCTCCAGACATGTTGGATCATGGTGCCTGTGTGAGAGATGTGGGTTCGAAACTGGCCTGTGTCATTTTCTGAGCCAAATCCACCTCTTTCTCTGGTATCTATCAAATTTGTTTTAACTAGATACGTAAAGTTTGTCCAGACAAACTTTAgttttggcttgacaaagccttgtctgaatgaTAGATGGAAAGATAAATAGAGATAGATTAAAgtttgttcatgtttgtttacatttgaacttTTTGACACTTGGAGTTTGAAAAGTattggcctgtttgaacattccgtcaaagtctatgggattttggggattttggaaCATGCTCAATGGGAAAACTGTTAGTATGATCAGTTAGCAAAGACAActcaacaggctgaaggactgtgctgagtttggtggatgtagcctgAAAACTATAGGAGGATTTAGAGACATTTGAAAAAAACATAAatcaagtttgtagaataacagtatgttgattttgtcaagccaacataataattaaaggaatattccagttcaaaacaagttattctcaattgacagcatttgtggcataatgttgattaccacaaaaaataatttcttctcatccctcctttaaaaaaagcaaaactctgtgttacacagtgtcctaaccagaagcgatgtgataagaTTTGTTAATACCAGCCAATAAACAGGACACACACACCAGAAACGTTTGAAAGACAGTGATGTCAAAACTGAGGCACTAGataaaaatggttttcttgttttcttatCTGTCAAAATATTGGACAGAATTTGCAATTAACcaccaatgtttaaaaaaaaaattaggtaaataacagaattttctgtTAACGCAACCCCTGGTCAGGGGGTACAGtctatttattaaatgtaaataattttctaCGGCAAGCTCCGAagagataaatacacaatcacacaaatgCACAGGgtaaagttactttatgaattgCATCCTAATTCAGTCTGATACTATTGTTTATGTTTGACCAGTACTCCTGTTGATATTTCACCGACCTCCACATGACAGGAAAGAGCTGGTATGTCTCTTTCATTCtgatctggtgtgtgtgtgtgtgactctcCTCCGGCTGAAGAGGGCGAGACCTTAAGCACAACAGTCAGAAGGTGAACTGGCCAAAGTATGTGAGCAAAGCAGATTTATCCTGGAGCgaggaactgtttttttttttttttttttttttttaatgcttaacaTGAAAATTATATTGAGCGTCATTGTTTTCTCTCACTGCAAAAGAACTCCACATCACGAGCACAACTTGTTAACGGCCCATAATGCAGCAAGATTTCACCATGTATTAAGCacagtgttaaacactattggcatgaaagaaagatggaatttctgatattataagaaaaaatacaaatgaatgaCGGCAAAGGAGAATGTGAGTGGGGAGATGACTGCCACGACAAAAGGTTTGTTGTGGAATCTAAAAAAAAGCATGTGTCCCTAAAACACGATGAAGTGTTCGGTCTACATGCAGAAAGAAAATCGAATTTTCAGTAATACATATCTCTCTctcctattaaatattttaatatataaactgTATTGTGTCCCGCATGAAATATAATTGAAATTTTAACAACctaaaacaccaactgaacttATCAATTTGTTAATAGTATAGTTATATACTTTGACTTTAATTCATTCTTAAATTGACTTTAGTGCCGTAATATATGTAATTtacatttgcagatgaagaagctTCAAAATATTTAAAGGATTCAAAAGCTAGTATTTCAGaaagtgaactctgcattagtcttgataaaaaaaaaagtgtagaacattcttgGAATGTCATTCAACCAAACTTTTTTTTGTTCACAGTATTATAAGGCAAGGTAATTTataaattaaagaaagaaagggCAATAAAATAtagtcctaatatatatatatatatatatatatatatatatatatatatatatatatatatatatatatatatataaaatcgtttggtaatttatttatttaatttagtggttttttctgttttatttattttatttaattcagagaatgttgcagacattttaaaagtaagctagtataaataatttaatttagacTTGGGCTAATGTTAGTGTTCCATTAAAGCACAACTTTGAaacttttctcctagtattgtgtatttatttttcttttaatacaTGTTCTGCAGAGAggtttataatatttaaaagcatactgaaataagTTTACAGTGGAGCTGTTGATAGCACAAATTTTACCATGGAGGGAACACGGAATGGGGTTTCCCTTATCAGTGAGAGCGAAATGAGTGGGGAGTGGGAAATGGACAACCCGGAGAGGAGCTGGTGAGGGGTGATTATAGAACGATTTTAGTATtattgggtttgagtccaccttggtcgagtctgagtcaagtccgagtctttaaacaatcgagtccgagttgagtccaagtccaaaaggggccgagtctgACTCAAGacagagtccataacaggccgagtctgagacgagtccgaatgaatctgaattaaaattgtaactgtaaactcaacatcaatattttaagcttattttaaacttcacaactaagaaaaacagtttgtcaatataaatgtaacaaaaacacctctgttgcatttcatatatacattttatgattagtatcctgctgaacaaacttcaaagtggtttcagaatgaaagcatatgctttaggtgtatgaaaaCAACTGtccaacacaattcttattgcgttctgttgacatttcaattatttgttgcttttccccctcCACTCAAGCagagactaaagaaagtgaaagctgtgtaaGTCATaactagttattattattttgaattttaattttcaatttatcaattcaatttaatttcgttttttatttagtttttatactgagatttctttctgaatcttttttctctatgtGCCGACTgttttgggaaaatacagtacatacaaatgagtcaacacagtagtagttagcactcgctgagaagttacgtctcacaaTTTGACTGCATATGCTACAtcaaaaaacactggaaaagcccactgataatattagggccatgttgtcacagacatgattttctagttaatttgcgagaaaccgcacaatgcagggcagttctgcatgctgctctTAAATCCCTGATATGTCCGTGTGCGTCTCACAGCAGCTgccacagaagataaaaaaacaataataaattgatatttgcttgagcgacAGCTGTGTTGGTCTGcagtcagtctgaaatctttaaataccaaccaaagaaaatttcattgagctcttctttaaccgcaaaaacatggagaataataattttcagtcataaatttaacagaattgtccttcaaaattgtcagagatataggctaaaaaaacaGACATGCATAAGTTACACAGTggtttacaatgaaaataaaaaaacatttaaaataaaaacgtcatatgCAACTAAATTAATCTCGTatcatgaagtttagcttcatacacaaactctgtcatcgaataatacatttattttatagtctataattaaattataaacaaaacatttcactgcccaaaatacctaatattttattgtgcatggttgaatgtggtgaatggtggacaaatgctgtaaaagaatgtattttaagcagctcttcaatgctttgaaaatagtcaatcagtaataaataggtgctgtttatctgtttagagttgctgtctgctttggCAATAACGTTTTATTCcccagactatttaaaaagttacacagttaattcatcaagctattattgaccagttcaagctgacaacactgtgtgaaccacaagagactacagaagcctacatgtgtagatacattatgcctacAAAGACTTAATAtcaaatattaatactatttttatgcatttttatttcgatatgctgttttcagtaaactgtgagagacatgatgtgtgACTTGACTCAGTTAAGTtcttgattttatgtttttaaccACAATGATACCGTAATGcgagcaccatcttggctgcacaaacgccacacGCAATTGTTAGGTCCCAattcatgtgaaactgccttgtttagtttctattacattggatatatACCCGACTTTGTTTTCATTGTGCTAGCCACCGCGGTAgtcaatgttatacagtagtctctgtagtaacgttcaagcgtattggttgactgatgagtgagCCTGTGcacgtgcatatgtgtgtgtgtgtgtgcgtgtgtttgcctaaacacagtgaaacaagtctggctacgtctatgacttaaggggctaatacagctgcatgcagacagagatgtgttcattaatttatgttttgtaatttttttaaaattataattcattgcatcacaaatgttaTGGACTCGGCTGGGCTCAGAAAAGAATCCCGAGTctcaaaggctcgagtccgagtcaagtcagagtaaaaatgcatgcTTGTCTGACAAgtacaagtccattaaaattggactcatgactgggactcgagtccgagtccaaactcgagtaccccaactctacattttagtgtgataaaatcacttactaatcttttctgtgtaaagttgtatccagTTTTACAAATTCATTGCCATGACGTAATGCTGTAAATGCAAAAATCCAAAACCATTtagctttttgtaaagaaaaggagggatgtctaattgttttttttttgtttttttttttttgtaggaaacaacattataccacaaatgttgtcgactgagcttaacttgtattgaacctagaatattcctttaaagaaaagaAGTTAAGTGAAATAATATGGACTGTTGTCACCTAGGTTAGCTAGTTTAAATAGGTCCATCTCGAAAAATTTCTATATTTTATGACACAAGCAGAAAAATATAAACTACAGAAAAAGATATACAACCACAGCCTCTTTGATAATAAAATGAACAGTAAGATGGTGTAAGAAAATATATGAATTACATGCAACTTTTAAATCACAGAAAGTTTTTACATTGTTTCCAGTTTTTCTCAAATCTAAAAGAGTTGTTAATGTTGTATGTTCACCTTCAGAATCTTTGCAAGCAACTCCATGCCAAAATCAGTGTGGTAGATGAAGAAAGGTACGACTATGAGGATAAAGTTATCAAACACAACAAAGATGTGAGTATAAAACAAGCCAATAAGATTTCATTAACAAAAAGCTGTTTGTATAGTCACCATTCTCATGTTCATTCAAAGATGTCTTttctatattattatattataatataggatatgtactgtaatatattataatatacagcaactgtgactttatttctcattttgAGAAAagtaaaaattgaaaaatataatGTCACAATCACAAGAAATAAACTGAAAATCATGAGATATAATGTCACAATCACAAGATAAAAACTCGAAATCACAAGATATAAGATAAGAACACAGATATAAACTCAATTGAGataataaagtcgcaattgtaaGAAATAAAGTTTGAATtaccatttttttcttctgtggcgGGATAATGGCACTGGAGTTTTTGACCACaaatatattaaagcaatatcatacAAGCAAGAGTGTTGTATGTCCAgctatcagcacagctgtgattcggCCATAGGCATGAGGCCACAGGTTTGAATctcaatttaacccctggttGTATCCCCTTGATTTCAGATCAATGAGCTAAAGATGAAGATTCAGGATCTAGGGGGGAAGTTCAAGAAGCCTGCACTGAGGAAGGTGCGTGTGTCTGCTGATGAGATGATGAGGGCCCTGCTGGGCTCGAAGCACAAAGGCTCCATGGACCTCCGAGCAAATCTCAAGTCTGTCAAGAAGGAGGACATCAAGCAAGAGAAGGTATTACACTTTAAAGTCAACACGAACAGGAATTCACACTTCCATAATGTAACTAATTTcgaagtgaaacagaatattcagcaGGAAACAGAGCACAAGATTTGGGTTCCGgcggtaaaaatcccattaattttctccatagagaaatggatttttaaagataatgttaaaagcattcaagacagacctaccacgTGATGAAATAAGCTTCTGTAGAACTCACAAGTCAGAGTGATTtcgagtcaaaaaaaaaaaatcatgttttatagCCAAATTCCcagtgaagaactacattacccacaatcctgaagagagatccaccagaAGTTGCTGTTCCAATGGAAACAGAATTCACGCACTGTGAATTACATAATCTTGTTggcctccctacactctcaaactatcaATCTATTTgcatataaaatattttgcaataaacttaaatatattacttttataattATACGCAATGACTATttcatcattcgcaatgcttcatgggatatGTACTCTTTTATGTAATGTGAGACTTAATTTTATCCAGTAAagtttgattggattgtgaaagtgGGCTATGATAGGCTATCAAAGACAAGCTGATGAATCGTTTACAATGAAAGAGGAGAATTTATTACCAAAGTTCATGTTGACTTAGAGTAAAATGTATTTCcagttttaaaaaatatgttaaagTCACAATCACAACAGACCCATTAAACTGTAATCTTCTCACTCCAGTCTTAATTTAAATCATACCATTACAACTCACTTAAATCTTTGTGACAAACAGGTCCTGACCAGTGAAGTAGGCGACTGGCGTAAGAATGTGGAAGCCATGTCTGGCATGGAGGGACGGAAGAAGATGTTTGATGCGGCTGGTGGAGGCCAGTGAGCCCTCGGCAGCTGGAAAGCTATGGTCTTGACAGATAAATTAACTATAGACATGTTattggccagaaacatactctacacaattACAAATGCTTTGCTAACTCTTTAATattatggttattattattaacatgtcAACATAGCAGTAGCTGATCTGAATAATGATATTATGTCCCAtccagaaatctgatatatggcaatactTGGCATTCATCTGACAGGGAGAGTTTTCCGTGACCACTATCGGGTCCTTTAAAAACATATAACATGCGAGGAAGGGCAGCCGGTGTACTATTTGGTGGACCCCTAGGGAGTTGGACTACAAAATCTTCATATAGGGAGTCCGTGGCCTTGCATTTATTTATGTGAATTTTACATATCACATGTATGGATACATAGTATATTAGATTGTATATGTTATGAATggcatatacagtggcaagaaaaagtatgtgaaccctttggaattagctggttttctgcattgattggtcataaaatgtgatctcatcttcatcaaagtcacaagtaaagATAACACAATGTGtgttaagctaacaacacaaacaattataatctttcatgtttttattaaacacatcccattaaacattcacagtgctgtggaaaaagttagataacccttggatttaatgactggttgatcctcctttggcagcaataacctcaaccaagcatttccgatAACTGAGGATTACACCTGCACAACGTtctgaaggaattttggaccattcttccttactgaactgcttcagctcagtcatattcttaggatgtctggtgtgaacgactCTCTTGATGTCATTCCACAgaatctctattgggttaaggtctgggctctgactgggccactccaaaaggtggatttccttttttgaagccattctgtagtggatttacttcagtgtttagggtcattgtcttgctgcatcatccaacttctactgagcttcagctgttgcacagccaccctgacattattctGTAGGATGTCttaataaacttgggaattattttcccttgatgatggtaagcggtccaggccccgaagcagcaaagcagccccaaatcatgatgctcgctccaccgtacttcaccattgggatgatgttttcatgttggtatgtggtgcccttcaaaagccatacgtagtgctgcgtgttctttccaaacaattcaacctcagTTTCATTAGTCCACAAAATATCTTTCCAGTAggattgtggagtgtcaaggtggtctttggcaaacttctggcatgcagcagtgtttttgttggaaagcagtggcttcctttgtGGCGTCCTGCAaaggacaccatgcctgtttaatgttttacataGAGTAGACTCGTGAATAGAGATGTTAactagttccaatgattccttcaagtctttagctgtcactctagggttcttttttacctcatggagcattctgcagtgtgccctttgagtcatcttggctggatggacacttctagggagagtagccacagcactaaatcgtctccatttatagacagtttgtctaactgtggacagatgaatatacaagctcttcgagataactttgtaaccctttgcAGCTTTatgaaaagcaaacatttttgATTGTatggtcttctgagatctctatTTTTGCAAGACATGGTCAACGTCAGCAGaggcttcttgtgaatagcaaactcaaaatgtttgctttttataagtcaaagtagctctaacccacacctccaatctcgtttcattagtTGGAtgacaggtttgccaactcctgactataattagcttttgttgacatcattagcctaggggttcacatactttttccaaccaacaatttgaatgtttgaatgctgtatttaatatgtacaaaaacaatacaataatttgtgtgatattagttacaacagattgtgtttgttcattattgtaacttagatgagaatcaaaccagattttaagactaatttatacataaatgcaggtaatttcaaagggttcacatactttttcttgccactgtatatccatataaatgaactataattgtatatatgttcatatatagatatatattagatttctgtatgggagATCCGCTATAGCAACAATTATAAAACTGAAGCTGCTCCCAAAttgcatacttctgcactattctgtgctattttatagtgtatagtgttagtagtacaggtgcatctcaataaattagaatgtcgtggaaaagttcatttatttcagtaattcaactcaaattgtgaaactcgtgtattaaataaattcaatgcacacagactgaagtagtttaagtctttggttcttttaattgtgatgattttggctcacatttaacaaaaacccaccaattcactatctcaaaaaattagaatatggtgacatgccaatcagctaatcaactcaaaacacctgcaaaggtttcctgagccttcaaaatggtctctcagtttggttcactaggctacacaatcatggggaagactgctgatctgacagttgtccagaagacaatcattgacacccttcacaaggagggtaagccacaaacattcattgccaaagaagctggctgttcacagagtactgtatccaagcatgttaacagaaagttgagtggaaggaaaaagtgtggaagaaaaagatgcacaaccaaccgagagaaccgcagccttatgaggattgtcaagcaaaatcgattcaagaatttgggtgaacttcacaaggaatggactgaggctggggtcaaggcatcaagagccaccacacacagacgtgtcaaggaatttggctacagttgtcgtattcctcttgttatgccactcctggcgtcttacctgggctaaggagaagaagaactggactgttacccagtgttccaaagtcctcttttcagatgagagcaagttttgtatttcatttggaaaccaaggtcctagagtctggaggaagggtggagaagctcatagcccaagttgcttgaagtccagtgttaagtttccacagtctgtgatgatttggggtgcaatgtcatctgctggtgttggtccattgtgttttttgaaaaccaaagtcactgcacccatttaccaagaaattttggagcacttcatgcttccttctgctgaccagctttttaaagatgctgatttcattttccagcaggatttggcacctgcccacactgccaaaagcaccaaaagttggttaaatgaccatggtgttggtgtgcttgactggccagcaaactcaccagacctgaaccttgtcaagaggaaaatgagaaacaagagaccaaaaaatgcaaatgagctgaaggccactgtcaaagaaacctgggcttccataccacctcagcagtgccacaaactgatcacctccatgccacgccaaattgaggcagtaattaaagcaaaaggagcccctaccaagtattgagtacatatacagtaaatgaacataatttccagaaggccaacaattcactaaaaatgttttttttattggtcttatgatgtattctaattttttgagatagtgaattggtgggtttttgttaaatgtgagccaaaatcatcacaattaaaagaaccaaagacttaaactacttcagtctgtgtgcatt includes:
- the LOC127435352 gene encoding troponin I, slow skeletal muscle-like — encoded protein: MLHSSIFCIVIYQARRPGNPKMDIKPKSKISASRKLSLKMMLLNRAMEDLEREKEERDEERNRYLQDKLPPLQISGLSLGELQNLCKQLHAKISVVDEERYDYEDKVIKHNKDINELKMKIQDLGGKFKKPALRKVRVSADEMMRALLGSKHKGSMDLRANLKSVKKEDIKQEKVLTSEVGDWRKNVEAMSGMEGRKKMFDAAGGGQ